A portion of the Salvia hispanica cultivar TCC Black 2014 unplaced genomic scaffold, UniMelb_Shisp_WGS_1.0 HiC_scaffold_650, whole genome shotgun sequence genome contains these proteins:
- the LOC125199728 gene encoding 3-oxoacyl-[acyl-carrier-protein] synthase 3 A, chloroplastic-like yields MANASGLVAPTVPSLKRRFSPPLGIYRSAFWFYDGVSRRTLCFSAAQGAEKLSPAQPLSRRLVSKGCKLVGCGSAIPSIQISNDNLSEIVDTSDEWISVRTGIRNRRILSRQDSLTALATEAAQKALQMAEVEPNDVDLVLLCTSTPEDLFGSAPQIQKALGCGNNPLAYDITAACSGFLLGLVSASCYIRGGGFNNVLVIGADALSRYVDWKDRGSCILFGDAAGAVLLQSCDSEEDGLFAFDMHSDGEGQRHLKANMKEDKTDPELSTNGSLLGLLPKGSSSYSFIEMNGKEVFRFAVRVVPHSIELALEKAGLAVSDIDWLILHQANQRIIDAVATRLEVPQERVISNLANYGNTSAASIPLALDEAVRSGKVRAGDTIATAGFGAGLTWGSAIVRWG; encoded by the exons atggcGAATGCATCTGGGCTGGTTGCTCCAACAGTTCCCAGTTTGAAGAGGAGATTTTCTCCACCATTAGGCATTTATCGATCTGCATTTTGGTTCTACGACGGCGTTTCGAGGCGAACATTGTGTTTTAGTGCGGCGCAGGGCGCAGAGAAGCTTTCCCCTGCTCAACCCCTATCGCGCAG ACTTGTCAGCAAAGGGTGCAAGTTAGTTGGATGTGGCTCTGCAATACCAAGTATTCAAATATCCAATGATAATCTCTCAGAAATTGTCGATACTTCGGATGAATGGATATCTGTCCGGACTGGAATTAGAAATCGGAGAATACTTTCTC GACAAGACAGCTTGACAGCTCTGGCTACAGAGGCTGCGCAGAAAGCTCTCCAGATGGCTGAGGTTGAACCCAATGACGTTGACCTTGTGCTATTGTGCACTTCAACTCCAGAAGACTTGTTTGGGAGTGCTCCTCAG ATTCAAAAAGCGCTTGGCTGTGGTAACAATCCGCTGGCTTATGATATCACGGCTGCCTGCAGCGGCTTCTTGTTGGGCCTAGTTTCAGCTTCCTGCTATATTCGAG GGGGTGGCTTCAATAATGTTCTTGTGATTGGTGCTGATGCTCTATCCCGCTACGTTGACTGGAAAGATAGAGGATCATGTATCCTGTTTGGTGATGCTGCTGGTGCTGTTCTACTACAG TCATGTGATAGTGAAGAAGATGGTTTATTTGCTTTCGACATGCACAGTGATGGTGAAGGTCAGAG GCACTTAAAAGCCAACATGAAGGAAGACAAAACAGATCCTGAGTTGAGCACAAACGGTTCACTTCTTGGCCTCCTGCCCAAAGGCTCCTCCTCTTACTCGTTCATCGAGATGAATGGTAAAGAGGTCTTCCGCTTTGCTGTCCGTGTCGTTCCACATTCGATTGAACTGGCCCTAGAGAAGGCAGGTCTTGCTGTGTCAGACATAGACTGGCTAATTCTGCATCAG GCGAACCAGAGAATAATCGATGCAGTAGCCACGCGCCTGGAGGTTCCCCAAGAGCGAGTAATATCCAATTTGGCAAACTATGGCAACACGAGTGCTGCCTCGATTCCATTGGCGTTGGACGAGGCTGTGAGAAGCGGGAAGGTCCGAGCCGGTGATACCATTGCGACTGCTGGTTTTGGAGCTGGCCTTACATGGGGCTCTGCTATCGTTAGATGGGGATGA